A segment of the Brienomyrus brachyistius isolate T26 chromosome 13, BBRACH_0.4, whole genome shotgun sequence genome:
gtgtgtgtgtgtgtgtgtgtgtgatggtagATGCTTCTGAAGTATGGCGTCTGCAGCGATTCAGAGCTCAAGCAGAGCCTCCACATGTTCACACACGTTTCATCATCATGCCGGGACCAAGTCTTACCGCCCTGACGGATGTTCGCTGGTCCTTCTCCCATAGAAATCTTGTGCTTGTATCTAATCTTCCTCCCTCAGCTTCCTGAGTTCGTTCACGATCCCCCCGCCTTCGTTTTGTCaccgtgaagtagctctgtgatctctctctctctctctctctctctctctctgtctccctctctctctctctccctgtctgctCCAGCTGACTCCATCCATGCCGTGATGAGGGAGCGGCCCCCACCTCTTTCTCCGCACCCCACTCTCCATCGCCCTCCTCATGATCCTTCCACAGACGGTCCGGATGGAATCACACGCGGAAGCAGCTGGCCAAGGTAGGGGCagctgaggtgtgtgtgtgtgagtcacgGGTATGTCAGGAGCGGAAGGCAACACGTTATCTATATGTAAACATGCATGGTGACATTGAGGGTCAGATAAATAACGAGGAGAGCAACAGCTTGACTATATTCGATTGGAGGAGACAGACTCAGTGCAGAGGGACCAAGATGTGGGCATGGAAAGGCTGCTCAAagctgctaatgctaatgaatcGTCCAAAAACGTGTTAAACAGAGAGAGCGTAGGGATGCATGCAGCCGGTCAGCATGAATGTAACGCGGATGGAGTGAGGCTGCTCTTGTCATCGGTCCATGCTGACTGAACGGAGATGAACTTTCCAGACTGAACTTCCTGAAGGAGACCTCAGCTCTCAGCCTCGGAAGCATCtgctctgaaaatgtgccattcTCACACGGCCGGTTTTCTCAGGTTCGGATGAGAGCAGAAGTCGCTACAGGTGGAGATGATGCGACTCGAACGACAGCGTCTCCATGGACGGAGCAGTGCGGATGGTGCTGACCCGTCCCCCGCACCTCCATTAAGTTAGCGAGACACCAGCCGGTCAGCTGCACTTTCAGCAGCTCAGTGTGATACCCCTGTGTGGATCTGTCACACGCTTCAGGTGACTCTTTTTAAAATGAAGATAAACATACCTCTACGTAGCTGAATTACGGAGTAAAATGCAGAAGTACCGAAATGTGCTTCGTGTGAGATCATCACTGGTGACGTGCTCTCAAAACACTCAGTGTGGCCAAGAAATTGGAAGGTAGTCTTCTGTAAACAGCACTGAGACTGTGCAGAATGCGGGTCCCTATAGAAGGACGTGCTTGAGTTCAAGCAGTTCAAGCAACCGATGATCTGCCTGATCTGGAATGTGAGCTACCAAAAAAAGGGCTGGAATTTGAGCAGCTGATGCTTCCAGGAAGAGGACAGCAAATGAGATACATCCTCAGCATGGTACCATCTGTTCCAACATACTCCCTAGAGTCACATGACCCAGCTGGCTGCTGTCTAATCCTATAAATTTACTTTACTACTAATAATCAGGCATTATTCTACAGTGATCAGGAGACACCGCGATTAAAGGCTGAATGTGTGGCGTTGCACGTACCAGCCCTGAGCGCTATTAAGCAAGCGGCTGATTTCCCATCCTCTACTCGTCCTTTGCTGCAGATCCGAACAAGGACGTTCAGAAGCCGCTGAAGTCCTGCAGCTCAGGGGAACTGAGCCCAGAGGCATCCCATAATCCTTCAGGGGGAGAGGAGAGAGGAATCCCACTGCCCCTTTCTGGGCTACTGCATCTGACAGACAGAAGACGTGAGTGTTAATGATGGCAaatggggggcagggcgggggttggcgggggggggggggttaatggaAACTGCATCTGATGAGCAAACTAAAAACATAAGAATATAAGGAGCTGACAAACGGCATGGGGGCggtcggcccatcaagcttattTGGGCAGAATTCTACTAATAGCTTAAAGTTGTTAAAATATTGTCTAGCtcagatttaaaggaacccaagattTAACTTGCACAACACTATTCTATATTTtagctacatgctgtgtaaagaagtgctttctcaaatccagttaaaaatgttctcccactaatttccacttatggtcacgagttctagtatttaaactaatattaaagtagccatttggctgaacagcatcaagacctgttagaatcttatatacctggatcatgtccccccttaatctcctttgcttgaggctgaacagattcagctcagctaacctctccttataagacattcctctaagaccaggaatcatccTCATAGTCCTATGTtaaaccttttccaaggcagcaatgtccttcttaaggtatggtgaccaaacctgcacacaatattctaggtggggtcttaccaaggaattgtataatggtagcatcacctcccttgacttaaactccacacacctagagatgtattccaacatcctattggcctttccccacactggtgagagagagagagagagagagagagagagagagaaagagagagagggacgaGGGAAGATGAGGCCACCACTCAGAGCTTTGTGAAGATGGGAGAGTCGGCATCATGACTCACTCTTGCTCTGATCGTAGGATCCCTGCTCAGGCTGACACGTACAGGCTGCAGCCATTGTTCTTTGTTACTTGTGCAGCTGAAAATCCACTCTGTGTAGGTCCCACAAAGGTATAGCCGTTCCCTCCCTGGGTGAGGTCCAAGCGTGAACAAGAAGCTACAAACACGGCCCACAGACCCGTCATTGTGGCTGAATGGTCAATGCATAATCACACAGGATGTGGTGAAAGGCCCgtatcccacccccccacacccccagccGCCCACCCCGGGAGCTTGGTGTGCGGGGAGCGACCCCCAGTGTCAGGGAGCGGGATACTGAGCATCCCTTAAGGCGTTTGATTTGCCCTGAGACATGTGGGGCTGGGACAGGAAATGCCAACAGGAGACAGGAAGTGGCTTCCTTTAGCAACCCATAGCAACTTGGCCCCGGTTTCCAGAGTGAGGCGGGGTGGACATCCTAAGCCATTACTTGCGAAAGTGTCGCTGCACCATCCCCACGATGATCTTACAGAAAGCAGCCAGTCCTGCCCCCATGCCCCATAATTCCCTGCAGGCTCCGTGAGAGACGGCTTCCCGCTTCCACAGCTCAGAGGGGGAAACCACATGAATCTGGGATATGACATCATCGTCCCCCTTGGGTCTCTTTCGGATTTTCACAAAACTGTCCAAAATGATTGATAGCATTTTTTGCAGGGCTGGCACAGGAAGGCTTTGTAGAGAGCCACAGAAACGCCCCGTggccattctctctctctctctttcacacacacacacacacacacacacaggtcctgtaatcatatctttttggggaccgctcattcatttctatgggaaaaatgcttaaTGCTActgtaactatgacaaccttaacccccaccctgccctaaccataaccacaagtaaccaagcaaaatacaggagtttttgcatttttagttttttcattgcagtcacagatttttataaaatagatttTTCCCATatagggaccaggaaactggtccccataaggtaaaaaaattcagtattcatcacattgtggaggcatttggtccccacaaggaaaGGTATACctgtaccacacacacacacacagacctgtcctGGTCCCAGCCGTGGTATCCATCAGCCTCCGCCTCGCCCTCCCGCAGAGCCTCTGAGCAGTGTCTCCTCGCTGGAGGTGCACTTCGACCTCCTGGACCTGACCGAGCTCACGGACGTGTCCGACCAGGAGCTGGCTGAGGTCTTTGGCGATTCGGATGAAGAGAAGCACAGTGAATCACCAGCAGGTAAATGTCCCTGGTCAGCAGATTCCTCCTCATGCCTCTTCGACTGTCGGTGTGGCCCCTCTGCTGATTGTATTTTAATcatataataatgataataataactaTTATTTAATATGACGTGTGGCATTAGTGATCACCTTGGGACTGTGAGATATCGTTCTTTTAACAGCAGAGATGGGACCCATCCATCATTCATTTATCCATCTGGCCGTCTTCCGACCACTTTACCTTAGAGAGTCAGGGGGAGCCGGTTCCAGTCAACACAGGGAACGAGGCAAAGTCACGACACCCATCCATTACAAGGCAATATACATGCACATACTGTGGTGCATTTTTAGGACGTCTGCTTGAGAAATACAGACTGGAAACATAGAATAGAGGTGAGAGACAACAGTTATACCCAGGGAGCCCCCACACCACCCAGAATTAACATCCTGGACCATCAGTCCTCGGTAGCCAGGGGGCGATAGCTGACAGAATAGCAACCGGACTTATAAATCAAACAGACGCTCTAGTAAGACACCAGAATGaggcatttgagacattttaaaaacaagtCCATGTCTATTTGATGGTGAGCATGATGTTTACCTTAATCATACTGTACTTGTAGTTGTGCTTTAGTCATTAAAACCTGGGCTGGCCCACATATACACCTCTCTCAGCACGAAGAGGGTCCTCTGGGCAGTTTCATCACTCGCCGTATGGAAAGAAACAGAGCGAATGACTTAGCTTTTAGGGTGAAGTCCACAGAGACGAAGGCACCGGGTTGATTCCCAGCCTCGTGGAAGTGGGCCGGACACCAACATACCAACACCAAGCCTGAGCTTCCGGATGAAGGGGTGCCGGAGATCTGTCCTTGGCCATCTGGCCAAACAGCTGCAAGACCAATATGGAAAAGATGATAAAGTATAAAATAAGGAGTTTAATGATAAAAA
Coding sequences within it:
- the dbndd1 gene encoding dysbindin domain-containing protein 1; its protein translation is MILPQTVRMESHAEAAGQDPNKDVQKPLKSCSSGELSPEASHNPSGGEERGIPLPLSGLLHLTDRRQPLSSVSSLEVHFDLLDLTELTDVSDQELAEVFGDSDEEKHSESPAGLRRDTPAFQPHSESHLPGGDLSPLGLSEYMCSTSWTQYSKSEPTQDRERQHKSDSE